A window of Acropora muricata isolate sample 2 chromosome 6, ASM3666990v1, whole genome shotgun sequence genomic DNA:
TAATTTATattacagcaaaaaaaatacagGTGCACTTTGTTGTGTTATCTCAGCATCATAGTTTCTAACTTGGCCTAAGATCTGTTCCCTGGAGAGCCACGGATTTCGAATTCTTTGAGGCGATTACCCATCGCTCGCTCTTACTGGGGTTCTCAAGAATTTTTGTCTTCCATTGAAAATTACTCCCAATTTACTGTAGGGAACTTTAATAGGCTTGACAGCTTCTGACAAAAAATGTTGGTATCAGTCATGGGACAGACGTGAGCTTTTATGTGCTGCGTGACGTCTGTGTGTAGATCTTTGAATCTCCATGTCTTTTAAGTGGCATCAATTTCACAGAGTATTCAAGCGGTTGCAGTAGAATCTTGTAtgttttttaacaaaaccttttATTCAATCACCATTCCCTTTATCTTCTCAGGTTAATTTTCATGCTGGTAGTCATAATATTGCTCAATCTTCTTCTTGAATCCTTCCTTCCACTATGGCTTTACTGGTACATGCAATTTgacttattaacaattattcctcgagcccgaatgggctattgactcaggggctatgagggcgagaggaataattgttttagtaaaatccaactagttggtcaaaaacaaaatatcgagactaaacatctttcgcaagttaaagctagacgtCAACCCTTtcttaccgccaaaacattacaaatatggcgggcgcttttcgctgctagtgggctataacatatagcctactagtaagctcaaccaatcagaacgcagcattgatgatagaccactagttggattttactaaatccTGATATCTAGATTAATCATGGGAACGTTTCACAAACAGTAGTTTGCGGCACAACAACGACTATGAAAAACTTAACtttattttgttctgttttagtaaaaaaattaatgttttctatTTAATTGGTTTCCACTTCAGAACATAGTGGCGGGAGTGGCGATCAAGAAAAGGCAACTTCAAGGACCATACAGACTGATACAGTTAACAGTCAAGACCTGGTGGACGAGGCTGGTCATTTGAACAGTATGGAAGTGGAATGTGATGCTGATGCTGAAATCAGTGAAACACTTGACGAGGTTGAGTTGGATGATACGTGTGCTGGAGGTAGCAATCATGAGGAATCTCTTAATGTGTTAACAACTGGAGGTGCAGGAAGGGTAGCTGCAGTTGGTTGTGGCAGTGGCAAGAGTGCTTCAGGGGATGGAGTAACGGAGAGTGGTGTTGGTAACGTTGGCAGGGGAAGGAGATCAGTGGGAACTGTATCGCAGAAAGATGTGAATGATAGCATACAAGTCGCTGCAGCAGCAGCACCAAGTGGAGAAGGTACGGTGGGCAAGCATACAGTAAAGAGTGTGCAAGATAGAGATCAACCTAGAGTTATTGCTGAGGGCACTGACATTCAAGTTGTGCAGCTACATCGGGGTCAGCCAGTCGAACAAGTGCAAGAGGGTGCTATTGGCTGTATGACCCGTGTTGATGGTggtaaacaaggtgttactgtgaGTTCGTCTCATCATGCCCTTCCTGGAGATGGAGTAGCATACCTAGTAAATGGACAAATAAAAGCAGTTGGAAAAGTGGACCACGACCGCACAACCTTGCACGGCCGCAAAATAGGAAAAGGTTTTGCTTGTGTCCAGCTGTACTACGTTCAGTCGGAGGACATAGTGGCACCACTTATTTTGGGAGATAGAGATGAAAACTCTTTCCTCAAAACAGGAATGTTCTTTGCTCTGCCCATCTCCAAGCTTTTCACTCTTGGGAAGTTGgtgccggggaaaaaaattgtcctCCACAGTTATAGCCAATACCGTCTTAACTCCAGTCAGTAGAAACCCACTAGCATGCCCTGTCACAGATCTCGAAATCTGTTTCACAAACATAATCATTAACTGTTGACCTCAAAAGGATATCTGAAAGTGATACAGAGCCGGGGGATGATGACCAACCTGAAGAAGCGCAAGTTTAGTCTTAAAATGGCTGGAGGAGTTAAGATGGTTAAGATACAATTCGGCGGTAAAAAGAAATGAAGtgcaaacttttttttgttaacgtaaaccATCGTTTTATTACCGTTATGATCCTATGATTTCCAGCAGTCAGGTGTAATACCTCATCACTCTGGTAATGACCTCATCGTGGCCATGAAGATCGTCAAACACAAAAGGATATCACTAAACTGCTGTGCGCTATGTTGAAGAGAAGTGAAGGCAAGCAGTGCATTTAAGGTTGAAACAAGAACAGCTTTTCATATAGGGAAGGAGGAAATTCTGGACAGGGAATTCAATAcactgtttgttcctgttgttgGAATTATCTTGAAAAGCCTTATTAATTGTGTTACTACCTGGTCCTCGTTTTTGGCCCTCAATTTAGTACTAGGGACCCTCTGAAAAGCAAAAAGGACCTCTGAGAAACCATCACTAAAAATTGGCTCAGATTTTATATGCTTGTATTGCTCTGTTGTCGTTCTTGTTTAGCGTACCTTTCTGCTTCGTTTTGAAAAAATTCGCCACGGTGCGTCTTTTGTTTAACAACAAACGAAACAAATGTCTTGTTTCTGTGACCAGTTGAACTACAACACCCGGGACAAAAATTTCgctcttggtttttttttttttgttttttttgcacgGCTAATTTGCTGAAAACGAAAGCCAAATGGACGGATTGAAAGCCACATGAAAAGTGTTGGCCTCCGTTCAGTAATAATTTATACCTTTCGAGCTGTCGTTAGTGTATCACTGTGACTTTGTAATTATAAGTTACTGAGTTTCTGTGATTGAGTTAATTCTTTGGTCAGTTAGTGTTAGGTTTATAGTCTATCTATTCATATATATACGCCCCTATCAGGATGATGTTATTTTTTGATTCATCGATTACTAGTAACAACTTGAAGATTTTTTGGTTTATGTCCCATAGATCGTTACGCATATAAAAATTTCACAAATTCTAAGTATAATCATTTTCCCTTGTATGTATCTTTTTGAGTCGTTTTTAATGCGTCCTCAATTAGTGGGCCCACACGGGCCTGCTAGAAGACCCGAAATTGTAGTAAAGTTTATTGAACTGTAACACAACAATACTTTCGTATTTACTGTATGACCACGGCATTAAATCCTCTCTAAGATGGTAAGTGGACGGATGACATTCGACACATATCGAGAACCTAACACACGCGTATGAGAAACGTCCCTATATACGATCCGTTTGGTCAGTTCAACTCATCGAAAACTCTGGTGGATTCCTAgtcgttttgattggctgttcAAGTACAAAATCATCAAACCGGAAAGGATATCAATCTTCCCTTGGTCAATCATTTCGCTCTAAGCATAATgatcccgattttcaaatctttagaaagtaacaatgaaaaacgggcttgatttcgcgtgtttccagtgattcctatataccccgcacaaacacatcacataaagatcccgattttcaaatctttaacaataaaaaacggggttgatttcgcgtgtttccagtgattcctatataccctgcacaaacacatcacaaaaatatcccgattttcaaatctttagaaagtaacaataaaaaacggggttgatttcgcgtgtttccagtgattcctatataccccgcacaaacacatcacaaaaatatcccgattttcaaatctttagaaagtaacaatGAAGaacggggttgatttcgcgtgtttccagtgattcctatataccccgcacaaacacatcacataaagatcccgattttcaaatctttaacaataaaaaatggggttgatttcgcgtgtttccagtgattcctatataccctgcacaaacacatcacaaaaatatcccgattttcaaatctttagaaagtaacaataaaaaacggggttgatttcgcgtgtttccagtgattcctatataccctgcacaaacacatcacaaaaatatcccgattttcaaatctttagaaagtaacaataaaaaacggggttgatttcgcgtgtttccagtgattcctatataccctgcacaaacacatcacataaagatcccgattttcaaatctttaacaataaaaaacggggttgatttcgcgtgtttccagtgattcctatataccctgcacaaacacatcacaaaaatatcccgattttcaaatctttagaaagtaacaataaaaaacggggttgatttcgcgtgtttccagtgattcctatataccctgcacaaacacatcacaaaaatatcccgatttttaaatctttagaaagtaacaatGAAGaacggggttgatttcgcgtgtttccagtgattcctatataccccgcacaaacacatcacataaagatcccgattttcaaatctttaacaataaaaaatggggttgatttcgcgtgtttccagtgattcctatataccctgcacaaacacatcacaaaaatatcccgattttcaaatctttagaaagtaacaataaaaaacggggttgatttcgcgtgtttccagtgattcctatataccctgcacaaacacatcacaaaaatatcccgattttcaaatctttagaaagtaacaataaaaaacggggttgatttcgcgtgtttccagtgattcctatataccctgcacaaacacatcacataaagatcccgattttcaaatctttaacaataaaaaacggggttgatttcgcgtgtttccagtgattcctatataccctgcacaaacacatcacaaaaatatcccgattttcaaatctttagaaagtaacaataaaaaacggggttgatttcgcgtgtttccagtgattcctatataccctgcacaaacacatcacaaaaatatcccgatttttaaatctttagaaagtaacaatGAAGaacggggttgatttcgcgtgtttccagtgattcctatataccccgcacaaacacatcacataaagatcccgattttcaaatctttaacaataaaaaacggggttgatttcgcgtgtttccagtgattcctatataccctgcacaaacacattacaaaaatatcccgattttcaaatctttagaaagtaacaataaaaaacggggttgatttcgcgTGTTTTCCTCGATTTTCAGACAATAAGAGAATAACAGCAGAAAAACTGGTTTTATTTCGGCAGTTTCCAAGGATTACTTAATCTTTTTCTAAACGGTGCGctacttttcatttgctttgcaGTGAAGTTGCAGGTCATCTACTATGACAGAGGGTTGAACGTTCTACTTTCATTGACTGCTTCAGTGCATCTTGTGGGAATCCCCATCTTCCTCCGAAATTTCCTTTTCTCCAGATATACAGAGCATGGACAAAGGAAGTTCTACAATATATTTTTGGATTGTCAGCCCATCCCTTTACGCGGTATTTCAAATAACGTTTTGTTCAAGTTGCTCAAAACAAGGTAAGCGCTAACCCTGGGATAAATTCCAATATATATATGCTGTTGTTTTCCATGTTATTTATCCTGATTTAGCTAAAATCCTGCTTCCAACAACTTGGTTTAGAGTTTTTAACAGACTGAAATGTCTTAAACATCTCGCAATTTAACACCGTCAAGTTTTTATGCGATCTTAGCGGGTATCGTCGAATTTCCAGCCCGACTCTTTGACCCCAGGATTAGCATGGACCAAAGAATGACAATGCCTGAATTACGATGTCACAATTCTTATGTAGTTTCTCCCATAAGTTGCCGTGTCTACGGCGATGACCACCGATCGAAACAAAATATGATATAACTCAGTTGTTGAACACTTCTTACACTCAACATCAACACACCTTTTTTTAACCATTTTATTGAATAAAGCACaaaattcaaagacaaaatatgtaatatgtttttattgtaattgtatgctttttaattttataatttttaactactgtatatttataatttttactcAGGACCAGCCTGAAAACCACCTGAGGGTGAGGTTGCCTCCTGGTTAAagatatttgttattattattattatattatattattgtaattacaATAAAAGGGGAAAGTGCAAAAGGCACCATGCTAGGCACCCGCTTAACCACATAAAATGCATAAAATCTATCAATAAGTTGCCGGAACATAGTTCCTGGTACACACCAAACTGTTACtcaaaaatgaaattgtttcagGTTATTACTAACAATAAAATGATCAGCTCCCAGCTGGGTAGTCAGCTCAGTTGGTCATTAGAACACTGCACCGGTATCGAAAAGGTCATCGGTTCTACTCATGTACAAGGCTGAATTAATTTCAGGCCTTGTTTCAACTTGTGCTTAAGtagtgttcataactgcgatgatcactcacATCTCCATTTCTtaatccgcagttcacataTATAATTTCCATATATCCACACTCAAAAAGCAAAGAATAAGAAACATCATGTATACTAGTATGATACTTTCAAAACTAGTACCACACTGTAGCAGTACCATAGGACGGTTTGAATCCGAATCATTCCTGAATCGTTTCTTTCTATACTTGGAATTCAAGTTTTCGTTACTTTACTGCTTGACCCTAAAGTGTGTCAGCGCCCTAAAATGCAATATGTACAAGGTTGCCGAAGGTATCATTGTGTAATCCCAGATATTTTTGTACTGCGCATAGAAAACTATCTATGTTGCAAAGTTCGCCAAGGATAATTATGGCGCCCTCTTGACCATGTAAATGACTGTCAATTAGAACCAGCTTATCATTTCTAAAACCTACGAACAATACTGTCTTCTCATCTACaatgaaaactgcaaaagaaacaCCCTGACTGTTGCAAAGGCCAAGGAGTTGATAGCGAATTGTAGACGGTGGATACGGATCACTGACTCTAACAGGAAGAGGTTGTCCAACTGAGGCCTCCAGTTTGTCACCAGCTACCATGGCTGCTTCTGCGGCAGAAAGATATCTTTGGGGTAAACTACCACGTGAACGGTCGTAAAGAGCATTGCCCACCTTGATGCAACCACACACCAGAGTTACCCAAACTGAGGGAAGCATTGGGGAAGGATAGAGCTCACACTTTACTTTATGGATTCCCTGTGCAATTAATAACGCAATTATACTGCAGGCATTGCTGCCGTTTCTACCTTGGTAGGTTGATTGACTTATATTGTATGGGAATTCCCATATCCAAGTCGTATTATAGTGATTAAAAGCACGCATCGGGACATTCGCGTCACTGATGCTTTCAGAGGAACTGGACTCTTTgctctcatcatcatcatcatcgtcatcgtcatcatcatcatcatcgtcatcatcatcatcaccatcacagCTGTCATCAACACTGTCGACATTGTCATCGTCGCTGTGGTCTGTTTCATCGTCACCAGCATAGGTAGGGGGATCAGTGATGTTGGAATTATCACCTCGGATAATTTTCTGAAAGCTACTTGTAGCTTTTTTCACTTGGTCTCTGCAGAAGACCAAGCCTTTCTTCAGAAGGGCTACTTTTCCCTGAAGCAAATCTGGGCGACTCTCCGAGCAAGAGTATTTAAAAACTGTTTGCTCaacctgaaaaaagaaaattaatagctCAGTCGTTAGTCAAGATTGGATGAAGtattaaaaatgaaacaaagaaaacaaagaaaagcacaGCAAATCATAATACGCCTTAAACTGCATCACTCAGAACCTACATGTATGACAAACTGTAAGAACTGTCTCTTCCTGTTCCTACATAATACAATTGCAACTCATCCCCGAATGCTGTAAAATTCCATCACACTTTATAATATGTGTTAAACATCATCTGAATTGCAACACTGCATAAAACCTGTACCTTTCCACCTTCTTCGTTATTTGTAATCAGAACTTCACTTGTTGGTTGTTTGCGTTCaactaaaaacaaacacacacacatgATCATCAGTTCACATGTTCATACACAttcttctctcttttcctttttgttgtcATGTTATGCTTTCTAAGTACAATGGCATCCTCATGACCATTATTTTTATCTATGCACGCTGGCCAGGGTAATATCTTGTACTGATAATACGAAGCTTTTTAAACTAAGGCTTTTTTGGGGGTGAAGGACGCCAACCAAAAGTGTAAGTTTCGCTTTCATGGGCAATAGTTTCGACCAATTTTAAGTAAATAGTCTGTAAAAGAGTAATACAAAATGTGGTAGCGTCAAGGCAAGTTAAAAGAGGGAACGCCTCCCTTCTGGTTGCAGTCCGCCACTCGAAAACTTtagtgcttaagctccctattggctATAATAAATTATTCAGAGTAGTAATATTATTACAAGTACAGTTTACAAACTTCATTGATTTCATAACTTGACAAGAATATCAAACTGACCTAGTGACTTAATTTCATATTCCAGGTGAAGGATATCCTTTTGGATTGCTGGGATACGCTGGTCTGTATAAAAACGTAACAGATTGGACATCTCCGTCTTTAATAGGGCTACCTCTTCAGTCCACCTGTCATGGATTTGAAAGGTATCCACTATTTTGCTTTTTACTCTGACAGGTATTGctgcaacaaacaaaacagttacATTATTTAAACAGTGGTGATGTTTCCACAAAAAGCAGAATTCAAACCCATTGGACAATTAATTGAAATCTACCAAACCTGTGCACCCTTTTATTTCTCAATACACTGTTATGTTTTTAATGTCCATTTATGTTAATTTCTTGAGAATGATAATGCTTCAGAGAACACTGACTTACCATCACTTTGACCAAAGTCAGGTGGTGGTGGTTCTCCTGCTAACAATGAATCCATCGTCAGTGGTGCTCCACCATTACTTTGAACCAGAGCATTGTAACTGGCGATTATGCTCTTGAGCTGTGATCTTTCTTGCGTATTTTTCTTTCGCAAACGTGTACGTTGCTTTGAAGTGTCTGTGaaaacatttaacaaatagatatGTGCAGGTAATTATGTAAGCAGTGGTACTGTCCGTAAATGTATCGGTCAAGAGGTTTAAATCTAGTCTTGGTTTAAAACATATTACCCCAGTTTCCTTTTTCATATTTCATTGTTTATGATCATGGTGATGTGTGCAAAACAATTGCAAATGAAAGgcaaaccaataaaaaaaatagaaagggaggtgaaaaacttcaaaacaggCAAGACCATTCCATGCACAGGATAAGGAACTCAAAAGTTCCTCCATTTAGTCTTCTTAACGTGCTACACAGTGATAACATTTGTCAAATTAAAACTGACAGAATTCAAACCTGTGAGTTTACTTTTCAATGAGCAATATTGCTTCAAACGCCACATGATTAGGATTTTGAAAAGCAGCTTATTCATCATGCAATTATAATTATGCTAACAGTGAATGTACCTGTCTCTTTGTTTATGACTTGAGTTCTTCTGGCAATGGAAAAAGATAGCATTTCCATTTGTTGTTTAAGCTTGTCTATTCCTGAAGTACATGTACCTAATCGGGAAGAACTCATTAACTCCTCATCTGAAAGAGATGACATACAGacatgcaaaattaatgaaactatACAAATTACATGATGATTGTTATGTGTTGCCTGCAGTTGTATGATTGATTCCTTTAAATGCTAAAAAATATTAGAGACACAACTTGCATGGTCCTTATCTTGTTAGTAACTAGCCAACTCTGTAGCCTATGGACAAGTGATAACAAATCACTAAGCAATAATAAAAACGAAGACAATGACAGAAAAATTACCcaaccaaacaaaaaacaaaattgaaatgcaGTTTTTTTCACTACATCAAAGGGATGACAATAATGGTgtgattaaaattaatgttaccaTACACTGTACATGCACAGCTTATTTTGGTGAAAAACATATACTGTCTGAATTTCGAAAAGGGGTTAAAGATGAGTAAATACCTTTAGCATGCCGAATAATCTCTTCTTTCCAGAGGAGAACATTAACATCTTTCAACTGAAGGTTATACTGTTGCAGAATAGCTACACAATTGTCTTTGGAGGAAGCACACATTGCTGATGCCTATTGTAATAAAAATGACTAGTTAAACAATAACACTGTAGTTATCAtacataataaataattatgatatatacatataaacATAATCTGTACATATAAGCTGTGAAATATCCACACTAACTCTGCTGGCCCCTGGAAACAGTTACATGTATGCCAGACAGCAGTGCATCTGGTGATTAGCTAGATCTAACTGTTGGGCTACAATACCCCTGCACTAGCCTTAATTGGCCATGAGTATCAAAAACTAAAGCAGAAGATggtggtaatggtaatggtaataatGTTTCATAATTATAAAGAAGGAATACACtataagtgtttattttcaaattccatatctccataAGAAATGCATTGAATCACAAAAAAGTACCCGTTTAAATCGTTTTGCAAGGTTCGTGACCATTGCACAAATCTTTCTCTGGTTCCAAGCAAGGGCATGCTCGGTGATCAGCTCATCACGACCTACAGTAACAAAGAAAACTTCCAGATTATTTGTTGCTGTATCCCACAACAATGGATGAGAGGCCTACTCAAACTACTTATTCTCCTTTACTAACAGTGCTTGTCAGTACATACAATGAACTTTTTTGGGACAATCTAAAATCTTTTTTCCAGTAATAATTAAGTACGTAGAATTCCTACCAATGAACATATCACTGTTTGATATCCTCTATTACAAGGCATGAACATGTATGCTATTTCTGCCATACCTGaatatttacaaacaaacaCCTTCTAGAAAGAACAGTATTAACAATGTTAAAGTGCCCAAAAGGTCAGCATACCATTAACCAAAAAAAGGAGTACTGTCTAGTTGCTTCAGAAGATCCTAGTAGCATTGGACAAGCAAAAGTACACAAAGTAACAATGTACTTTAACACATACCCTCAGGAAGCATATATTTAGAAGTATTTCCACAGCGTGACATATGGGCATTGATCTGCTCCACCTCCTCTCCAGTTGTGCAAGCACTGCCCTCTTGCCAGCGACCACCCCATAAAACCTGAATACAATACataaccattaattttttggtGTACCCTACAAAGCttccaaatgaagaaaaatattgtAAACTGGGGAATGTCTCTTCATGACAGTTTAATCATAGCAACATAGTCTTTTCACTATGCTTTCCGGTacattatattaataataataataataataataataacaataataataagtaatagtaattggaccgagtggagtacaattcagggagtaatcgggcgagtaatttcaaatcggccgagcgtaaagcgcgaaatttgaaatttgtacAATttcggctgaaatcaggcctgctgatgaccaatcagatttgagaattttgatatagttgtgattataataataatacttttgtGGTGCTCAAAATAATGTTACATgcttctcagccaatcagagcacacaTACATTGCCGTTCTGCAATGCATAATTACAATGTATTACATGCATCAAACTTATAGAAGGGGCTTACTTGACAGGACCATTTAtgagcctttgcatgcatgacagAGAGAGCTGGCTTCATGGTCATCTCTGAACCACCTACTTTCCCTGCCCACTTCCAGTATTTGCAAACAATGTCTTCCCAAAAGAAATTTACTCCTGCaggaaacattttttgagaTTGCAGAAAATGGGCATAGCCAAAGATCTCTCCCTGATACATGTTCACTGCCCACTGAGCAAGACCATGGCGACAACCAGCAATTTCCAGCCCTGTCTCATCCAGCTTTGCTCTTCTTCTTGCACTATTCTCTGCTGCTTTCCAGTGGGATTCACCACACATGCTGTCTGTCACATTCtaaatgacaatgaaaattaatattgcatTATTATCTTTTAATAATAACTATACAAGTATGTTTGTAACACTGAGCAGTACTCAGGGCCTGTAAGTATCATTTCTTACATAGTGCTTACTTTGATGAAAAAGATGGATCAGTTATGCACACTCTTCATGTGCACTTGTTTGTACATGCTATATGTACATtaacattacaataatattctttatttaCTGGGAGTAATGGTTACTGATCTGTTCTTCCCATGTTACAATCGAGAAGCTGTTTAAAATCCAACTTACTACATCGACTTGCCAAGTAAAATAACAGGGAAGTTCAAACCTCAAGGTCCAAACTGAAAAATCAGGACTGCAGGATTGCAAGTCTATAGACAATCAAATTCAAGGATTTGGGATCAGGACCACTTAGAAAATTACAAATATATTAAAACTTAATTATTGACAGAAATGAATACAGTGTACTTGCCTTTGCTCGAGGTGCCTTTGAATAGACTGCTTTTATATGGGAATCAACTtcattttttggggaaatgaaGGCAGCACCATAGTAACAAGGTCTCTTTTGTCTGCCAACAAGagcataataataaatataacatAGGTATAAATTAGGTACAAATATGAAAGGAAGAATCGGGATAAAATTGGAGAAAATGAGATGCCACTTCTAGGAGATAAGATCGGGCACTTATGGGATACTAATGGCTTACTACAATTCTGCTGACTCCATATCTTGCAAGTTGTATTAAACAATATGCAAAAATTCATGCTTGCATAACCTACAACTATAAAATACCTACATTCCAGATGATTTAAAACGATACAGCTTCATGTTTCCATCAACATGACAAGAGTGCTGGTTTAAAGAGCATGCAGGGCATTCCATCCAAGAAACATCCTGGGCATTTTGTAACTCATACATGCAAAATTTCCATTCCTTGAAAGCGCGACTGAAGGTGGTTGCAGTGATAGTTGATGCCTATTTggaacaaaattaaataaactcATATTAACTTTCTAAGATAAGGATCTTATTTTACATTATAAATTTACACCCTTCAGTTAAACAGACATATATAATATGAACTACATCGTAACTTTAGTAAGAGCTGTGTAGAAAGAATACATTGTAATCAAAACTCCAAACTAGGCAAAAGAACTTACATATTTGTACAATTGGTACAGTACTTGACGTCAATGAccaataatgatgataataacagcgacaacaacaacaacactaacCCTTCCTTTGCATAGGGAAAAATCTCCCAAGGCTTTTAGAAAAGATGTCTCGGATGTTCCTGGTAATCGTTTCTGTACAAAATCCCATTGCCTGAACAAATTCTGGTCAAACAAGTAAGTCAAGTCTTTGGGACTACCTGGCCAGTACCCTGCAGCAATTATACGTTCTAAGGACCAAGGGTTAACCTTGTGGCCACAACAGTTGCAAATAGCTGCATAGTTGCTGAAGTCAAATCGGCCTAGTagtgaaacaaaaaagtttctagtaaacaaaaaacaaaccaatgcATGTTCatgaaaactaaac
This region includes:
- the LOC136919679 gene encoding uncharacterized protein isoform X2; this encodes MKRSVRSVDKTLPMQPSAAKAVGKKLKLRLLTGKHCRRKKKTHSTQQRKMLEYRANVLHEHHGWDVIVLCLAKHKRGSSLYTYGTPGVGLNFVGSKKEKASKAGHLCLNLFKNFAKQHSGGSGDQEKATSRTIQTDTVNSQDLVDEAGHLNSMEVECDADAEISETLDEVELDDTCAGGSNHEESLNVLTTGGAGRVAAVGCGSGKSASGDGVTESGVGNVGRGRRSVGTVSQKDVNDSIQVAAAAAPSGEGTVGKHTVKSVQDRDQPRVIAEGTDIQVVQLHRGQPVEQVQEGAIGCMTRVDGGKQGVTVSSSHHALPGDGVAYLVNGQIKAVGKVDHDRTTLHGRKIGKGFACVQLYYVQSEDIVAPLILGDRDENSFLKTGMFFALPISKLFTLGKLVPGKKIVLHSYSQYRLNSSQ
- the LOC136919679 gene encoding uncharacterized protein isoform X1, yielding MASTSEGGKNSYAFLDYSIIYNHHLLFTRSVRSVDKTLPMQPSAAKAVGKKLKLRLLTGKHCRRKKKTHSTQQRKMLEYRANVLHEHHGWDVIVLCLAKHKRGSSLYTYGTPGVGLNFVGSKKEKASKAGHLCLNLFKNFAKQHSGGSGDQEKATSRTIQTDTVNSQDLVDEAGHLNSMEVECDADAEISETLDEVELDDTCAGGSNHEESLNVLTTGGAGRVAAVGCGSGKSASGDGVTESGVGNVGRGRRSVGTVSQKDVNDSIQVAAAAAPSGEGTVGKHTVKSVQDRDQPRVIAEGTDIQVVQLHRGQPVEQVQEGAIGCMTRVDGGKQGVTVSSSHHALPGDGVAYLVNGQIKAVGKVDHDRTTLHGRKIGKGFACVQLYYVQSEDIVAPLILGDRDENSFLKTGMFFALPISKLFTLGKLVPGKKIVLHSYSQYRLNSSQ